From the genome of Thiovulum sp. ES:
TGTATTCTGGGAACTTTCACTTGTGCCAATGCTTTATATCATCGGGACATGGGGTGGAGAAAAAAGAGTTTATGCTTCTGTAAAATTTTTCCTATATACATTTGCGGGTTCGCTTGTAATGTTAGTGGGAATGCTTGTAATGGGTTATATTTATGCACAAGCAACGGGACAATGGAGTTTCAGTCTTCTTGAGTGGTATCGATTACAACTACCGTTTGACTATCAATTATGGTTATTTGGTGCATTTTTCCTTGGTTTTGCAATCAAAGTTCCGATGTTTCCATTCCACACATGGCTACCATATGCACACGGTCAAGCACCAACAGTTGGTTCGGTAATTCTTGCGGCAATTCTTCTCAAAATGGGAACTTACGGATTTGTAAGATATTCACTTCCACTATTCCCAGATGCTTCAGTATTTTTTGTTGTGCCAGTTGCAATTCTTGCAATTATCATGATTATCTATACAGCAATGGTAGCTTTTGCACAAAAAGACATCAAGCAACTTGTAGCTTACTCTTCAATTTCTCACATGGGTGTTGTTGTTCTCGGTATTTTTGCACTTAATCCAGAAGGAATTACAGGTTCAATTTTCCTAATGATTTCACACGGGATTGTTTCAGGTGCATTGTTCCTACTTGTAGGTGTAATTTATGAGAGACGACATACAAAAATGATGAGTGAATTTGGTGGCTTAGCTGTTCCGATGCCTAGATTTGCATTGATTTTTGGAATTATGATGATGGGTTCAGTTGGACTACCTTTAACAATTGGTTTTGTTGGGGAATTCCTTTCACTTATGGGCTTTTATAAAGTTTCTGAAATCTTGACAATTCTTGGTGGAACTGCAATTATTGTTGGTGTTATTTATATGTTAAATGCTTACAAAGTTACTTTCTTTGGTGAGGTAACAAAAGAGGCGAACAAAACACTATCAGATTTAAATGCTAGAGAATACACAACTCTTATTCCACTTACAATTCTTGTAATTGTTCTAGGTGTTTATCCAAAACCAATTCTTGAGCCTATTGATAACTCTGTAAAAGCTGTTGTTGGGTTGATGCACATCAAAGCTGAAACAAAAGAGGCAAAAGAACTTATTCCAAATACACTTGTAAAGGAGGAGAAATAGATGTTAGAAGCTGTAAATATCTCCTTTGAGTCTTTAAACATGGTAACTCTGTTACCAATGCTTATTGCTATTTCTGGAGCTTTGGTAATTCTTGTAATTGATCTTTTAAAACCTGAAATGGACAAAAGTATCTATATTGTTTTAACAATTCTTTTCTTACTCGGAGATTTGGGCGGTGTCTCAAATCAGGTGATGAATGAGAGAGGTTTTTTTGATGTAATGCTTATCGATGGTCTAGCAATTGTTGCACAAGCGGTAATTATTGTTGGTGCTGTTCTGTTCATTCCATTGGCTTTTTCATCTCAAAGATTCCACGAATATCGGTATCCTGAATTTTTCGCACTATTCCTATTTATGATTGCTGGTTTCCAATTTATGGTAACTTCTGACAACTTAATTCTTATTTTTGTTGGACTTGAAACCTCATCGTTAGCACTTTACACTCTTATTGTTTTACACAACAAAGATAAAAGTTTTGAGGCAGCTATCAAATATTTCACAATGGGAGCTTTGGCTGCGGGACTTTATGCATTTTCAGCGATGATGTTCTACGGATTAACTGGAAGTGTTGAACTTTACAAAATTTTTGAAGTTTTAGGTCAGAGAGATTTTGAACCAATGATTTTAGTTCTTATCGCATCTCTACTAATGCTTTCAGCTTTTGGTTTCAAATTAGCACTTGTTCCTTTCCATACTTGGGGGCCAGATGTTTATGAAGGTTCTTCAGCAGCACTTGCAGGTTTCATTTCAGTTGTTCCAAAAGTTGCTGGTTTTGTAGTTATGATGAGAATTTTTGAGGGTTTAATCGCATCTAATGTTGTTTGGGTCGAATATATGATTTATGCAATTGCAGTTCTAACAATGACACTTGCAAATATTTGGGCATTAGTTCAAAAAGATGTGAAAAGAATGTTAGCTTACTCTTCAATTTCACATGCTGGTTTTGTTATGGTAGCTGTGATGATTGGAACGACAGAAGCAAACACTTCAATTTTCTTGTATTGGATTTTGTTCTCATTTACAAACCTCGGTGCATTCTCAATGCTTTGGGCTTCAAGAAAAGTTGGAAAAACTTATGATGATAGATACGACCACCCATTTGAGAAATTTGCGGGAATGGTAAAAATGTCGCCAACAAGTGCAGTAATGATGGGACTTTTCATGATTACTCTTGCTGGTATTCCGCCATTCTCAATTTTCTGGGGAAAACTCTATCTTATCAGTTCTGTTGTAAATTCTGGATATTTTGTTCTTGCAATTATCATGGTTCTCAACAGTGCAATCGCAGGATATTACTACATTCGACTTATCGTATTTATGTTTATGAAAGAGCCAGTTTTCAACGATGACGGTTCTGTTTATATGGTAAATGCTTCTACTTCACTAAAAGTTCTTCTTGGAATCGCAGCATTCTTTACAGCAGCTTCAATTTTCATTGTTGATCCAATTATTGAAACTGTTCGAGTATTTATGCTAATGAGTGGATTCTAAAAAACTTTTTTCGGGGATTTCCCCGAACTTCTCAAAAAAACTTTCAATAAAAAATATTTTTTTCTATAATTTCTAAAACTTCAAAAGGATTTCTTTGGAACAAAAAAAAGAGGTAAATAAAGAGGAAAATTTAGTAAAAAAGACTTGCCGAGAACTTGGAATCACTCAAAAAGAATTAGCCGAAAAAATTGGAGTTAATAAAAACACGGTTTCAGAATGGGCAAACAATAAAACACCAATTTCAAAATTAGTTGAAACTACTTTAAATCTTCTCAAAACAGAAAAAGATTGTGTAAATTTTAAAAATTCTATTGGTGAATTGATGGTGAGTAAAAGCCGTTAAGAATATATTCTTAACGAAAACAATACATGAAAACTTGATTTAAATCATTTTAAACAGTAAAATTATCAAATCAAGACGGAAAGCACCACACAAACCATCTTGAAAATATTCCAATTAAGGAAAAATCTTGACACAAATTATAACTAAAGAGTTTAAAGGAATTGATGTTCTTTTTTTATTCGACAAAGATTTATATTTGCATATCACACCAATTTCAAAAACTTTTAATAAACAACCTCGAGATTGGTTAAAAACTTCTGAAACACAAAAATATATTGAACAAATGGCTTCGCAATCCCCTTCCATAACCTCTCCGCTAAGGTAGGTTTGGGAGGGTCAAGAAGCCATGAGACGACAGTCTCATTATCTATGATAACTTCCATAGATTTATTATCTCGGCACTGTCACTATTTTTATAGGAGAAAAAGACCAGGA
Proteins encoded in this window:
- a CDS encoding proton-translocating NADH-quinone oxidoreductase, chain M (PFAM: NADH-Ubiquinone/plastoquinone (complex I), various chains~TIGRFAM: proton-translocating NADH-quinone oxidoreductase, chain M); its protein translation is MDYILSILVFFPALAGLLGFLVERESIRSYVTAIASIELVLSLYLWGSFDASNPFIQFVETAELIPAFGIQYFLGVDGISLFLVVLSAFMTLIGIISIPTNTKSIKELLLALLFLEMTMVGVFLALDAILFYVFWELSLVPMLYIIGTWGGEKRVYASVKFFLYTFAGSLVMLVGMLVMGYIYAQATGQWSFSLLEWYRLQLPFDYQLWLFGAFFLGFAIKVPMFPFHTWLPYAHGQAPTVGSVILAAILLKMGTYGFVRYSLPLFPDASVFFVVPVAILAIIMIIYTAMVAFAQKDIKQLVAYSSISHMGVVVLGIFALNPEGITGSIFLMISHGIVSGALFLLVGVIYERRHTKMMSEFGGLAVPMPRFALIFGIMMMGSVGLPLTIGFVGEFLSLMGFYKVSEILTILGGTAIIVGVIYMLNAYKVTFFGEVTKEANKTLSDLNAREYTTLIPLTILVIVLGVYPKPILEPIDNSVKAVVGLMHIKAETKEAKELIPNTLVKEEK
- a CDS encoding proton-translocating NADH-quinone oxidoreductase, chain N (PFAM: NADH-Ubiquinone/plastoquinone (complex I), various chains~TIGRFAM: proton-translocating NADH-quinone oxidoreductase, chain N), with the protein product MLEAVNISFESLNMVTLLPMLIAISGALVILVIDLLKPEMDKSIYIVLTILFLLGDLGGVSNQVMNERGFFDVMLIDGLAIVAQAVIIVGAVLFIPLAFSSQRFHEYRYPEFFALFLFMIAGFQFMVTSDNLILIFVGLETSSLALYTLIVLHNKDKSFEAAIKYFTMGALAAGLYAFSAMMFYGLTGSVELYKIFEVLGQRDFEPMILVLIASLLMLSAFGFKLALVPFHTWGPDVYEGSSAALAGFISVVPKVAGFVVMMRIFEGLIASNVVWVEYMIYAIAVLTMTLANIWALVQKDVKRMLAYSSISHAGFVMVAVMIGTTEANTSIFLYWILFSFTNLGAFSMLWASRKVGKTYDDRYDHPFEKFAGMVKMSPTSAVMMGLFMITLAGIPPFSIFWGKLYLISSVVNSGYFVLAIIMVLNSAIAGYYYIRLIVFMFMKEPVFNDDGSVYMVNASTSLKVLLGIAAFFTAASIFIVDPIIETVRVFMLMSGF
- a CDS encoding plasmid maintenance system antidote protein (PFAM: Helix-turn-helix), whose amino-acid sequence is MEQKKEVNKEENLVKKTCRELGITQKELAEKIGVNKNTVSEWANNKTPISKLVETTLNLLKTEKDCVNFKNSIGELMVSKSR
- a CDS encoding KilA-N domain-containing protein (PFAM: KilA-N domain~IMG reference gene:2508611090_SP), producing MTQIITKEFKGIDVLFLFDKDLYLHITPISKTFNKQPRDWLKTSETQKYIEQMASQSPSITSPLR